From Desmodus rotundus isolate HL8 chromosome 12, HLdesRot8A.1, whole genome shotgun sequence, one genomic window encodes:
- the EPN1 gene encoding epsin-1 isoform X1, protein MSTSSLRRQMKNIVHNYSEAEIKVREATSNDPWGPSSSLMSEIADLTYNVVAFSEIMSMIWKRLNDHGKNWRHVYKAMTLMEYLIKTGSERVSQQCKENMYAVQTLKDFQYVDRDGKDQGVNVREKAKQLVALLRDEDRLREERAHALKTKEKLAQTATASSAAVGSGAPPEAEQAWPQSSGEEELQLQLALAMSKEEADQPPSCGPEDDVQLQLALSLSREEHDKEERIRRGDDLRLQMAIEESKRETAGQEESSLMDLADVFTAPAPPTASDPWGGPAPMAAAIPTATSTSDPWGGPPAPPAADPWGGPAPTPASGDPWRPAAPAGPSVDPWGGTQAPAAGEGPTPDPWGSSDGGALVAGPPASDPWAPAPAFSDPWGGSPAKPSTNGTAVVGGFDAEPDEFSDFDRLRTALPTSGSSTGELQLLAGEVPARSPGAFDMSGVGGSLAEAVGSPPPAATPTPTPPTRKTPESFLGPNAALVDLDSLVTRPGPTLPGAKASNPFLPSGAPATGPSVTNPFQPAPPATLTLNQLRLSPGPPVPGAPPTYISPLGGGPGLPPMMPPGPPAPNTNPFLL, encoded by the exons ATGTCGACCTCGTCGCTCCGGCGCCAGATGAAAAACATCGTTCACAACTACTCGGAGGCTGAGATCAAGGTCCGAGAGGCCACAAGCAACGACCCCTGGGGCCCGTCCAGCTCGCTCATGTCTGAGATTGCCGACCTCACCTACAACGTCGTGGCCTTCTCGGAGATCATGAGCATGATCTGGAAGCGGCTTAACGACCATGGCAAGAACTGGCGGCACGTCTACAAG gccatgACGCTGATGGAGTACCTCATCAAGACGGGCTCGGAGCGCGTGTCGCAGCAGTGCAAGGAGAACATGTACGCCGTGCAGACGCTGAAGGACTTCCAGTACGTGGACCGCGATGGCAAGGACCAGGGTGTGAACGTGCGCGAGAAGGCCAAGCAGCTGGTGGCCCTGCTGCGTGACGAGGACCGGCTGCGGGAGGAGCGTGCCCACGCACTCAAGACCAAGGAGAAGCTGGCGCAGACTGCCACTG cTTCCTCGGCAGCAGTGGGCTCAGGGGCCCCACCCGAGGCCGAGCAGGCATGGCCACAGAGCAGCGGGGAAGAGGAGCTGCAGCTCCAGCTGGCCTTGGCCATGAGCAAAGAGGAGGCTGACCAG cccccgtcCTGCGGCCCCGAGGATGACGTCCAGCTCCAGCTGGCCCTTAGTTTGAGCCGTGAGGAACATGACAAG GAGGAGCGGATCCGCCGTGGGGATGACCTGAGGCTGCAGATGGCCATAGAGGAGAGCAAGCGGGAGACTGCAGGCCAGGAGGAA TCGTCCCTGATGGATCTTGCTGACGTCTTTACGGCCCCAGCTCCTCCGACAGCCTCAGACCCCTGGGGGGGCCCAGCACCCATGGCCGCTGCCATCCCCACGGCTACCTCCACCTCAGACCCCTGGGGGGGAccccctgctcctccagctgctgaTCCATGGGGTGGTCCAGCCCCTACACCGGCCTCTGGGGACCCTTGGAGGCCTGCTGCCCCGGCAGGGCCCTCTGTTGACCCGTGGGGTGGGACCCAAGCCCCCGCAGCTGGAGAGGGGCCCACCCCTGACCCATGGGGGAGCTCAGATG GTGGGGCCCTGGTCGCTGGACCCCCAGCTTCTGATCCATGGGCCCCGGCCCCAGCCTTCTCGGACCCCTGGGGGGGGTCACCTGCCAAGCCCAGCACTAACGGCACTGCAG TGGTCGGGGGGTTTGACGCGGAGCCTGACGAGTTCTCTGACTTTGACCGACTGCGCACAGCGCTGCCGACCTCGGGGAGCAGCACAG GGGAGCTGCAGCTGCTGGCCGGGGAGGTGCCTGCCCGAAGCCCTGGGGCCTTCGACAtgagcggggtggggggctctctGGCCGAGGCTGTGGGGAGCCCCCCGCccgcagccacccccacccccacgccgcCCACTCGGAAGACGCCAGAGTCATTCCTGGGGCCCAATGCAGCCCTCGTTGACCTGGACTCACTGGTGACCCGGCCGGGCCCCACGCTGCCGGGAGCCAAGGCCTCCAACCCCTTCCTGCCAAGTG GAGCCCCGGCCACTGGCCCCTCGGTCACCAACCCCTTCCAGCCAGCACCCCCTGCAACGCTCACCCTGAACCAGCTCCGGCTCAGCCCAGGGCCCCCGGTCCCGGGGGCACCACCAACATACATCTCTCCCCTGGGTGGGGGCCCGGGCCTGCCCCCCATGATGCCCCCAGGACCCCCGGCCCCCAACACTAACCCCTTCCTCCTATAA
- the EPN1 gene encoding epsin-1 isoform X2 → MSTSSLRRQMKNIVHNYSEAEIKVREATSNDPWGPSSSLMSEIADLTYNVVAFSEIMSMIWKRLNDHGKNWRHVYKAMTLMEYLIKTGSERVSQQCKENMYAVQTLKDFQYVDRDGKDQGVNVREKAKQLVALLRDEDRLREERAHALKTKEKLAQTATASSAAVGSGAPPEAEQAWPQSSGEEELQLQLALAMSKEEADQEERIRRGDDLRLQMAIEESKRETAGQEESSLMDLADVFTAPAPPTASDPWGGPAPMAAAIPTATSTSDPWGGPPAPPAADPWGGPAPTPASGDPWRPAAPAGPSVDPWGGTQAPAAGEGPTPDPWGSSDGGALVAGPPASDPWAPAPAFSDPWGGSPAKPSTNGTAVVGGFDAEPDEFSDFDRLRTALPTSGSSTGELQLLAGEVPARSPGAFDMSGVGGSLAEAVGSPPPAATPTPTPPTRKTPESFLGPNAALVDLDSLVTRPGPTLPGAKASNPFLPSGAPATGPSVTNPFQPAPPATLTLNQLRLSPGPPVPGAPPTYISPLGGGPGLPPMMPPGPPAPNTNPFLL, encoded by the exons ATGTCGACCTCGTCGCTCCGGCGCCAGATGAAAAACATCGTTCACAACTACTCGGAGGCTGAGATCAAGGTCCGAGAGGCCACAAGCAACGACCCCTGGGGCCCGTCCAGCTCGCTCATGTCTGAGATTGCCGACCTCACCTACAACGTCGTGGCCTTCTCGGAGATCATGAGCATGATCTGGAAGCGGCTTAACGACCATGGCAAGAACTGGCGGCACGTCTACAAG gccatgACGCTGATGGAGTACCTCATCAAGACGGGCTCGGAGCGCGTGTCGCAGCAGTGCAAGGAGAACATGTACGCCGTGCAGACGCTGAAGGACTTCCAGTACGTGGACCGCGATGGCAAGGACCAGGGTGTGAACGTGCGCGAGAAGGCCAAGCAGCTGGTGGCCCTGCTGCGTGACGAGGACCGGCTGCGGGAGGAGCGTGCCCACGCACTCAAGACCAAGGAGAAGCTGGCGCAGACTGCCACTG cTTCCTCGGCAGCAGTGGGCTCAGGGGCCCCACCCGAGGCCGAGCAGGCATGGCCACAGAGCAGCGGGGAAGAGGAGCTGCAGCTCCAGCTGGCCTTGGCCATGAGCAAAGAGGAGGCTGACCAG GAGGAGCGGATCCGCCGTGGGGATGACCTGAGGCTGCAGATGGCCATAGAGGAGAGCAAGCGGGAGACTGCAGGCCAGGAGGAA TCGTCCCTGATGGATCTTGCTGACGTCTTTACGGCCCCAGCTCCTCCGACAGCCTCAGACCCCTGGGGGGGCCCAGCACCCATGGCCGCTGCCATCCCCACGGCTACCTCCACCTCAGACCCCTGGGGGGGAccccctgctcctccagctgctgaTCCATGGGGTGGTCCAGCCCCTACACCGGCCTCTGGGGACCCTTGGAGGCCTGCTGCCCCGGCAGGGCCCTCTGTTGACCCGTGGGGTGGGACCCAAGCCCCCGCAGCTGGAGAGGGGCCCACCCCTGACCCATGGGGGAGCTCAGATG GTGGGGCCCTGGTCGCTGGACCCCCAGCTTCTGATCCATGGGCCCCGGCCCCAGCCTTCTCGGACCCCTGGGGGGGGTCACCTGCCAAGCCCAGCACTAACGGCACTGCAG TGGTCGGGGGGTTTGACGCGGAGCCTGACGAGTTCTCTGACTTTGACCGACTGCGCACAGCGCTGCCGACCTCGGGGAGCAGCACAG GGGAGCTGCAGCTGCTGGCCGGGGAGGTGCCTGCCCGAAGCCCTGGGGCCTTCGACAtgagcggggtggggggctctctGGCCGAGGCTGTGGGGAGCCCCCCGCccgcagccacccccacccccacgccgcCCACTCGGAAGACGCCAGAGTCATTCCTGGGGCCCAATGCAGCCCTCGTTGACCTGGACTCACTGGTGACCCGGCCGGGCCCCACGCTGCCGGGAGCCAAGGCCTCCAACCCCTTCCTGCCAAGTG GAGCCCCGGCCACTGGCCCCTCGGTCACCAACCCCTTCCAGCCAGCACCCCCTGCAACGCTCACCCTGAACCAGCTCCGGCTCAGCCCAGGGCCCCCGGTCCCGGGGGCACCACCAACATACATCTCTCCCCTGGGTGGGGGCCCGGGCCTGCCCCCCATGATGCCCCCAGGACCCCCGGCCCCCAACACTAACCCCTTCCTCCTATAA